CGGGGTTTGTATGAGATGCGTTCTCTGTACCGGGGTTTGTATGAGATGCGTTCTCTGTACCGGGTGTTTGTATGACATGTGTTCTCTGTACCGGGGTTTGTATGAGATTCGTTCTCTGTACCAAGGTTTGTATGAGCTGCATTCTCTGTACCGGGGTTTGTATGAGATGCGTTCTCTGTACCGGGGTTTGTATGAGCTGCATTCTCTGTACCGGGGTTTGTATGAGATGCGTTCTCTGTACCGGGGTTTATATGAGATGCGTTCTCTGTACCGGGGTTTATATGAGCTGCATTCTCTGTACCGGGGTTTGTATGAGATGCGTTCTCTGTACCGGGGTTTGTATGAGATGCGTTCTCTGTACCGGGGTTTGTATGAGCTGCGTTCTCTGTACCGGGGTTTGTATGAGCTGTGTTCTCTGTACCGGGGTTTATATTTGACGTGTTCTCTATAACAGGGTTTGTATGTGTCTCACCTCACATGATCTCACAGACGATAGCGATAGATCTCACAGACGATAGCGATAGATCTCACAGAAGATAGCGATAGATCTCACAGACGATAGCGATAGCTCTCACAGACGATAGCGATAGATCTCTCAGACGATAGCGATAGATCTCACAGACGATAGCGATAGATCGCACAGACGACAGCGATAGATCTCACAGACGATAGCGATAGATCGCACAGACGACAGCGATAAATCTCACAGACGATAGCGATAGATCGCACAGACGACAGCGATAGATCTCACAGACGATAGCGATAAATCTCACAGACGATAGCGATAGATCGGACATACGATCATTCACACACCACCCGCCAGCCGAAGCTTCAAGCTGTAAATCCTAAACAATAAGTTAGCTGATGTTAAGTCTtaaaacaacccgttctcgcaaattcgtaaagtcaatattgacttattaactacgtgcataggtgatatactaaacataatagatacccttaaaaagtttcatagaaaacaccgaccttacctaaccttgttagtatcttaagataagcatcttattgcttcgtaattacaattattacttaacctatacctattataggttaggtaataattgtaattacgaagcaataagatgcttatcttaacatactaagtaggttagttaaggtcggtgttttctatgaatctttttaagggtatctattatgttaagtatgtcacctatgcacgtagttaataagtcaatattgacttattaaatttgcaagaacgggttgctTAAAATCATCTTGGTCTTAGTCTTAAAAGTCTTAAAAAGTCTTAGTCTTAAAGTCTTAAGTCTTAAAAGTCTTAGAAGTCTTAAAAAGTCTTTAAAAACTCTTAAAAGTCTTAAAAGGCTAAAAGTCTTAAAAAGTCCTAAAAGTATTAGTTTAAGAAGTCTTAAAATCGTCTGTTGGTTATATGAACAGAGGGCCACATGGGGTGACAGAGGACCACATGGGGTGACAGAGGGCCACATGGGGTGACAGAGGGCCACATGGGGTGACAGAGGGCCACATGGGGTGACAGAGGGCCACATGGGGTGACAGAGGGCCACATGGGGTGACAGAGGGCTACATGGGGTGACAGAGGGCCACATGGGGTGACAGAGGGCCACATGGGGTGACAGAGGGCCACATGGGGTGACAGAGGGCCACATGGGGGTGACAGAGGGCCACATGGGGTGACAGAGGGCCACATGGGGTGACAGAGGGCCACATGGGGTGACAGAGGGCCACATGGGGTGACAGAGGGCCACATGGGGTGACAGAGGGCCACATGGGGTGACAGAGGGCCACATGGGGTGACAGAGGGCCACATGGGGTGACAGAGGGCCACATGGGGTGACAGAGGGCCACATGGGGTGACAGAGGGCCACATGGGGTGACAGAGGGCCACATGGGGTGACAGAGGGCCACATGGGGTGACAGAGGGCCATATGGGGTGACAGAGGGCCACATGGGGTGACAGAGGGCCATATGGGGTGACAGAGGGCCACATGGGGTGACAGAGGGCCACATGGGGTGACAGAGGGCCACATGGGGTGACAGAGGGCCACATGGGGTGACAGAGGGCCACATGGGGTGACAGAGGGCCACATGGGGTGACAGAGGGCCACATGGGGTGACAGAGGGCCACATGGGGTGACAGAGTGCCACATGTGATGACAGAGGGCCACATGGGGTGCCAGAGAGCCACTTGTAAGCGTGACCTTGCGGCCAGCAGGACTCGTCAACCATTCACACAACCAGTAACGAAACCACTACATCTTTCCCCCAATCATAACGGGTTAGAGTACAGTTACTAACCACTTTACAACCTGCTAAACTTCACAACCCCCAAGGTTACTGTTGTTACAACCACGTacagtgcttccgagctcataaaCAAgcagaaaagatgcacaggtttcgtaaatggataCATAAATGCTACGTGAATCGTAAAATTCAGAAACACACAATTGGTATTGTTTACTTTGCACAGGCCCCCCCCCTATAAAGGTACGATTGCAGAGCAACACGTGATTAGCCCTAGTTGACACAGGGGCCTCGGTATACATTCCGTCGATGCAACAACCTGGTCGATCATCATCAAACAAGCCTGGCTCCAGGCCGGGcttgagaggagggagggggaagggagaggtagAACAACTCTCGAAACCTACTACAGGCACGTAGACAGACAAAACTTGTACTCTGGAACTCAATATTTGTTGTTTGACTTTGTTTTCAATTGTGTGAAAACACAGTTGAAAacaaagtctctctctctctctctctctctctctctctctctctctctctctctctctctctctctctctctctctctctctctctctctctctctctctcactctctctctctctctctctctctctctctctctctctctctctctctctctctctcactctctctctctctctctctctctctctctctctctctctctctctctctctctctctctctctctctctctctctctctctctctctctctctctctctctctcacaccactctttctcctcctcttccgcCTTCCTTTCCGCCCCAGGGGACAGTCTGAGGGCCCTCGGCCATCCACCTCTGTCATTAGAAAgtcattgtactcacctagttatactcagctagttgtgttgGACGTCTCAAAGCTTGTTTAAGGCCACTGTAGATAAacactactgtatatatatatgttaggtacACAACCAGGACTTTCGTCAAGTAGATCGTCGAGACGCCGATGATAGCGTGCCGAGTGGTGTTGGACGCACAATGGACGCAGTTGGACGCACGCTCGATGTAGTTGGACGCACATTGGACGCAGTTGGACGCCCATTGGTCACATacatgtggaggcctggtcgaggaccgggccgcggggacgctaagccacgaaatcataGCTCGTGGCCCGGTGAATGTGTGCGTGCGAGGCTTTTAAAGTAGTGGGTGTtgtatatgtgtttgtgtgttgaaTGTGGTGTCTATCGAGTGCAGGTGTATTTTGAGTGCAGGTGTATATTGAGTGCAGGTGTATATTGAGTGCTGGTGTATATTGAGTGCAGGTGTATATTGAGTGCAGGTGTATATTGAGTGCAGGTGTATATTGAGTGCTGGTGTATATTGAGTGCAGGTGTATATTGAGTGCAGGTGTATATTGAGTGCAGGTGTATATTGAGTGCTGGTGTATATTGAGTGCAGGTGTATATTGAGTGCAGGTGTATATTGAGTGCAGGTGTATATTGAGTGCTGGTGTATATTGAGTGCAGGTGTATATTGAGTGCAGGTGTATATTGAGTGCAGGTGTATATTGAGTGCAGGTGTATATTGAGTGCAGGTGTATATTGAGTGCAGATTTGAGGTGTATGTTGAGAGCGCGTGGGTTGAGTccttgtgtgtgttgagtgtggcgttatgtaaaaaaaaattatctaaaaCTTAAAATCTAATCAATTTACAATTGTAAATTGTATCGATTTACCCCCTGTGTGTTAACTAGCTTGACTGAATGAGTAGGTCTACTCCTATAGGCCTACATTGTCTCCAATGTAGGAGAATACACTGGAGACATTCAATACTCCGCCTGAATATCCCCTAGACAAAAAGAATGTAATTTGCATATCAAATCACAAAATCTTTCATATCAAATCAAATCACAAAGTGAGAgggttgttattgtttaagattcgctgcctggaacaaaaagttccaagtagcacgggctatggtgagcccgtagttgacttTCCTCAAGTGAGAGGGATCCCATAGTGTGATCCCACGCTCCCACAAAGTAAGAGGGCACACCAAGTGAGAAATGGTGTGTCAAGAATGTGAGAGGGTATACTCagagtgagaggggaggagggggggggggctacagtctgtttttttttatctgCATATTTTATGTGTTAAAGATAAGTGTTGATGCGGGAACCGTGAATCTCTCTCTGTGGTGGGGTCAAGAATGCATACACAGCATTTACGAGTGCTGTGTATGACTCGTGTAtataaggagtgccggaccagccgggctgtggtgggtatgtgggtctgcgggccgctccaagcaacagcctggtggaccaaactctcacaattcaagcctggcctcgggccgggcttgggtgagtagaagaactcccagaaccccatcaaccaggtacaagcTCCGCTGAATAGTTCCAGCTGACGGAGGTCAAGCAGGAGGTCAACGGAGATCAAGCAGGAGGTCACCGCAGGTCAAGCAGGAGGTCACCGGTCAAGCAGGAGGTCAACGCAGGTCGGCACTAAACACTACGCTCCGACCCGACCACCGGCTTCGGAGAGCATTCGGAGGGACAAACGTCGGGTTTCCGGCTCTTGAAATATTGTACGATTTTTGCTGTATTGGGGACCAGTAAACACGGCCGGTGTGTGTGTCGGGCCGCTCTAGTAGAAGGGGTGGATCCAGGAGAGGTGCTGCTGCTAGGTGATCTGGGCTGGTGGATCTGGGAGGTGGTTGGTGGATCTGAgaggtggctggtgggtctgggagGTGGCCGGTGGGTCTGGGAGGTGGCTGGTGGATCTGGGAGGTGGCTGGTGGATCTGAGAGGTGGCTGGTGGATCTGGGAGGTGGCTGGTGGATCTGGgaggtggctggtgggtctgggaggtggctggtgggtctgcgaGGTGGCTGGTGGATCTGGGAGGTGGCTGGTGGATCTGGGAGGTGGCTGGTGGATCTGAGAGGATGCTGGTGGATCTGGGAGGTGGCTGGTGGATCTGGGAGGTGGCTGGTAGGTCTGGGAGGTGGTTGGTGGATCTGGGAGGTGGCTGATGGATCTGGgaggtggctggtgggtctgggaggtggctggtggatctgggaggtggctggtgggtctgcgaGGTGGCTGGTGGATCTGGGAGGTGGCTGGTGGATCTGAGAGGTGGCTGGTGGATCTGAGAGGTGGCTGGTGGATCTGGGAGGTGGCTGGTGGATCTGAGAGGATGCTGGTGGATCTGGGAGGTGGCTGGTGGATCTGAGAGGTGGCTGGTAGGTCTGGAAGGTGGTTGGTGGATCTGGGAGGTTGCTGGTGGATCTGGGAGGTGGTTGGTGGATCTGGGAGGTGGCTGGTGGATCTGAGAGGTGGCTGGTGGATCTGAGAGGTGGCTGGTGGATCTGAGAGGTGGCTGGTAGGTCTGGGAGTTGGTTGGTGGATCTGGGAGGTGGCTGGTGGATCTGGGAGGTGGTTGGTGGATCTGGGAGGTGGCTGGTGGATCTGAGAGGTGGCTGGTGGATCTTAGAGGTAGCTGGTAGGTCTGGGAGGTGGTTGGTGGATCTGGGAGGTGGCTGGTGGATCTGGGAGGTGGCTGGTGGATCTGGGAGGTGGCTGGTGGATCTGAGAGGTGGCTGGTGGATCTGAGAGGTGGCTGGTGGATCTGGGAGGTGGCtggttggtatgggaggtggtTGGTGGATCTGGGAGGTGGCTGATGGATCTGGgaggtggctggtgggtctgggagGTGGCTGGTGGATCTGGGAGGTGGCTGGTAGGTCTGGGAGGTGGTTGGTGGATCTGGGAGGTGGCTGATGGATCTGGgaggtggctggtgggtctgggagGTGGCTGGTGGATCTGGGAGGTGGCTGGTAGGTCTGGGAGGTGGTTGGTGGATCTGGGAGGTGGCTGATGGATCTGGgaggtggctggtgggtctgggaggtggctggtggatctgggaggaggctggtggatctgggaggtggctggtggatctgggaggtggctggtggatctgggaggtggctggtggatctgggaggtggctggtgggtctgggagGTGATTGGTGGATCTGGGAGGTGGCTGGTGGATCTGGGAGGATGCTGGTGGATCTGAGAGGTGGCTGGTGGATCTGGGAGGTGGCTGGTGGATCTGGGAGGTGGCTGGTGGATCTGAGAGGTGGCTGGTGGATCTGAGAGGTGGCTGGTGGATCTGGGAGGTGGCTGGTGGATCTGGGAGGATGCTGGTGGATCTGGGAGGTGGCTGGTGGATCTGGgaggtggctggtgggtctgggagGTGGCTGATGGGTCTGGGAGGTGGCTGGTGGATCTGAGAGGTGGCTGGTGGATCTGGGAGGTGGCTGGTAGGTCTGGGAGGTGATTGGTGGATCTGGGAGGTGGCTGATGGATCTGGgaggtggctggtgggtctgggagGTGGCTGGTGGATCTGGGAGGTGGCTGGTGGATCTGGGAGGTGGCTGGTAGATCTGAGAGGTGGCTGGTGGATCTGAGAGGTGGCTGGTGGATCTGGGAGGTGGCTGGTGGATCTGGGAGGTGGCTGGTGGATCTGGGAGGTGGCTGCTGGATCTGGGAGGTGGCTGGTTGGTCTGGgaggtggctggtgggtctgggagGTGGCTGGTGGATCTGGGAGGTGGCTGCTGGATCTGGGAGGTGGCTGGTGGATCTGGGAGGTGGCTGGTGGATCTGGGAGGTGGCTGGTAGAGGCTCGTTCGATGCTCActagttcaagtggttgggcactgtttCTTCACCCTTTATTCATATCTCACCTATTAACTTTTCCTAAAAAAAGGGGGAATGATAACTATAGAtggttcttgggggggggggaggtcactgC
This portion of the Procambarus clarkii isolate CNS0578487 chromosome 59, FALCON_Pclarkii_2.0, whole genome shotgun sequence genome encodes:
- the LOC138353761 gene encoding uncharacterized protein, which codes for MVSESSGIEFEHRTSLYQPPPRSTSHLPDPPATSQIQQPPPRSTSHLPDPPATSQTNQPPPRSSSHLPDPPATSQIHQPPPRSTSHLSDPPATSQIYQPPPRSTSHLPDPPATSQTHQPPPRSISHLPDPPITSQTYQPPPRSTSHLSDPPATSQTHQPPPRPTSHLPDPPATSQIHQHPPRSTSHLPDPPATSQIHQPPLRSTSHLPDPPATSQIHQPPLRSTSILPDPPATSQIHQSPPRPTSHLPDPPATSQIHQPPPRSTSHLPDPPASSQIHQPPPRPTSHLPDPSATSQIHQPPPRPTSHLPDPPATSQTHQPPPRSISHLPDPPTTSQTYQPPPRSTSHLPDPPATSQIHQPPPRSTNHLPYQPATSQIHQPPLRSTSHLSDPPATSQIHQPPPRSTSHLPDPPTTSQTYQLPLRSTSHLSDPPATSQIHQPPPRSTSHLPDPPTNSQTYQPPLRSTSHLSDPPATSQIHQPPPRSTNHLPDPPATSQIHQPPSRPTSHLSDPPATSQIHQHPLRSTSHLPDPPATSQIHQPPLRSTSHLPDPPATSQTHQPPPRSTSHLPDPPATSQIHQPPPRSTNHLPDLPATSQIHQPPPRSTSILSDPPATSQIHQPPPRSTSHLADPPATSQTHQPPPRSTSHLPDPPATSQIHQPPPRSTSHLPDPPATSQTHQPPLRSTNHLPDPPAQIT